The Corynebacterium sp. SCR221107 genome includes the window TGCGTCAGTCGGCGCGCGCATTATCCACGCTTCCCGACGTTTCCGAGTTCGATGTGGTCGGGGTCGAAGACATCCGCGCCATCATTTACACTCCGGAGGCCATGTGCGACACCACCATGGCGCTTCTTGCCGCTGGAGATTGGGCCGTCGGGCTCGCCGTTTTGGTCGACGATGGGCTACCTGACAAAGCCATCGCCACCGAGCAGGTCCTGAATCTGGCCAGCACCACTCTCGGCGCGCATGCGCGCAGCGGTCAGGTCAAAGTAGGAGTCAAGCGCGGCAACCGGAAGGATCCCGCGTGGAGTGCCGACATTCAGGCTGCTTTCACCATGTTGGCCCATATATTGTCAAAGCGCACCGCCGAAGGCCGTGAGGCTACTTCCTTGGTGCGCTCTGGAATGAATCAAAACGAGGCCGCCGCCGAGCTGGGAATTTCCAAGCAAGCTATGAGCCAGCGTCTTCAGGCCGCCGGTTGGCAGGCGGAGATGGCCGGTTATCGCTTGGCCATCTCCTTGCTCAATCGAGTGGGCACGTCTTAGGCTGGGTCTTCCACCGGCTTGTTTGCCACGGCGTTGGCCGCGGCCACAGCGGCTGCGATCTCCGGATCCGATTCGGTCTTAAACCAATCTTCGTGGTTGTCCTCCTCAAGCGAAACCGCGGCGTGCTTAGGTGCCGGTTCGTAGCGGAAGACCCCGTCGGCACCCTTGTCGGCAAAGGACCGAGCAAACTGCTCGAGTGAGTCGGAGAACTGGCTGGGGATCATCCACATTGTGGATGCCTGCCCCTCGGCCATCTTGGGCAATTTATCCAGGTACTGGTAGGCCAATACCTCAGGCGTAAGATGCGAGGCCGCGATGGCTTCATTGACCTTCTGGATCGCTCGGGCCTCACCTTGAGCCTGCAGGTATTTTGCTGCTCGCTCACCTTCTGCCCGCAGGATGGTTGCCTGGCGCTCGGCCTCGGCGGCAAGAATAGCCGCATGCTTTTCACCTTCGGCGGCCAAAATCTTTGCTTGTTTTTCGCCCTCGGCGGTGCGAATGTCCGATTCCCTGCGTCCCTCGGCGGTCAGGATCATGGCGCGCTTTTCGCGGTCGGCTTTCATCTGCATTTCCATCGACTGCTGAATCGATGGTGGCGGATCGATGGCCTTGAGCTCTACTCGGCTGATGCGCAAGCCCCACTTGGTGGTCGCGGCATCGAGCTCGCCGCGAAGGCGTCGGTTGATGACTTCTCGGGAGGTCAGGGTTTCCTCGAGCGTCATTCCACCGACCACGTCGCGCAGCGTGGCCACGGAGATTTGCTCAACACCGACGATGTAGTTGTCGACACCGTAGATGGCCTTCGCAGCATCATTGATCTGGAAGGTGACAACCGTGTCGATGGCGACTGTCAGGTTGTCCTGGGTGATGACCGCCTGAGGTGGGAAGGACACCACGCGTTCGCGCGTGTCCACCCGCTGGCGGACTCTGTCGATGAACGGGATGAGCAGCGTTATGCCGCCTGAGACCGTCCGGGTATAGCTTCCGAGGCGTTCGATAACGGCCGCCTCTCCCTGGGGAATAAGGACAATCGTGCGCGCCACGATGGCGACAATAAGTACGAGCAACGCCACAACGGCGATCAAGCCAAAGCTCATCGGCTCTTATGCTCCTTTCCACACAACCGCAGTTGTGCCATCGATTTCAACGACTTGGACGACCTCGCCGGGTGCGAAGTTGTCGGTGTGGGATAAGGCTCGTGCCGACCAAATGCTTCCGTCGAGCCGGACTTGGCCACCGTTGAAGTCAGTGCTTTCTAGAACCTGCGCCTTCGTACCAATGAGGGAGTTTGGCGAGGTGTCTAGAACCTTGGTGGTGTGCATACGCTTGCGTAGTGCCGGTTTGAGCAATGCGAGAGTACCCAGGGAGGAGACGCCGAAGATCACGACCTCCGCCCATAAGGGGATATCAAATAAAGCCACGCCGCTGACCACGAGCGCTGCCACGCCAAGCATGAGCAACGTCAATTCACCGACGAGCAACTCCGCAGCCGCAAGTACTAATGCAACGATTAACCAAATAAGTGCTCCCACGTCCACAGGATAGCGAAACAACACTACCCCCGCAGAGTCACAACCTAATCGATATCAAATCGCAACTTATGGAGCATCCTTGAGTTCATAGGTTAAGAGAGGTTAAGTGATGGGCTGGGAATCAGGTCTACAGTCTTAAAGGAGATCCTCTTTGGACAGCTCCGGGGTGGTGACGAAGTCGACGAGCCTTTCCACGGCGCCAATGAGTGTGGAATCGAGATCACGGAAGCTGGTGACTGCGTTGTAGACCCGGTTCCACCCCTCCCGGGTATCCCCCCAGCCCAGGCGCTGACACATTCCCGTCTTCCAATCCTGCCCGTAGGGGATCTCCGGCCAGGCGCGCAACCCCAATCGCTCCGGCTTGACCGCCGCCCAAATGTCGATGAAGGGGTGTCCGGTGACCAACACGTCCGGCCCCACCGATTCGGTCAGCCGAGTCTCTTTCGAACCCGTCACCAGGTGGTCAGCGAGCACCCCGATGCGGCGACCTGGTCCGGGCTGAAATTCCGCCAGCCGGGCTGGCAGATTGTCGAGACCTTCGAGATATTCCACGACGACGCCTTCCACCCGCAGGTCATGCCCCCAGATTTTCTCCACGATGGCAGCGTCATGGATGCCTTCGACCCAAATGCGAAACGGCGCGGCAACTTTTGCCTCCACGTGCGCAACTCTTCGAGAACCGGACTTCGAGCGCTGCTGCGCCGGGTCTTTTGTGGGCACATAGCGGGTCAGCGTGACCCTTTGGCCGTCGATGAGAAAGGCACCCTCGCGAAGCTTGAACAGTCGCTGAGTTCCGTGCCTGTCTTCAAGCCGAATGAACTCGCCGTCGTAGGTTTTCTCGAATCCCACGACAGCGCCAACGTAGCCGTCGGCAAGCACTTCGGCAACGAGGCCGGGTTCGGCCGGAACCTTGGGGTAGGTTGCGGGGACATTTCGGGCATGTCCTTTGAGGATGTCGCCGGAGTATGGGTCGCGAAAAGTCATAAGTAACCAGACTACTTCGCTTTTTGACTGTTCTGGATTAGGCTTGCCCGAGTTATGGATTTCAGGAGACACGTCTATTCGCCCATTCAGAACCAGGCGCTGTGGTTGGCGGCCAACCTTTACGGGCACGAATCCTTTGATGACACCGAATATGCCTTAACTGAGCTCGGCGGTGCGCAGCATATGGCGGGTAATCCCTTTGGTATCGCGCCTGTGCTGAAGTTGATCCGTAATTACACGGCGGGTTTTAGGCAGCAGTTTTCCGCTCAACCGGCCCTGGCGATTACCCTTGCGGGGCCTGGAACCCCCGTGGGTCTTCCGGCAGGCACGCCCGCAGCGCTGGCAGCTACCAATTCTGGTGGCGCCATCATCGTCAGCACTGACGACGCTCGCGCCTACGGGTGCCTGGTGCCCACGCCGCTGCCTGAAGGCACGCAGTGGCTGTGGTTCGAGTTAGACGGCTATCCCCCAGCACCTGCCTATCTCCTGCCAGGTGAAGCTGATCAACTCTTGACTCAGGCAACCAACGAGGCCGCCACCCTGATCGACGACGGCAGGCGCTATCTCGGCGTTCAGGTCACCAGTGAGCTTTCGAATCCACGCCTGACGGTTGGAACCTTGACCGACTACTACGAAGCTCCCGGGCTTCCCGATTCCATTGCACCCCGGGCAGCAAAGCTGATCTCCCGCGCAGATAGGGTCTCGGCGATCGTAGAAACGGTCACATCAACAATCGGAGATCACGTGTTTGACCCCCAGCTGCTGGGGCTTGGCCGCCACATCCGTCAGGCCCGCATGAGCGCGGTGACCTATGCCACCGTGGAATGGGCCAGGGATTGTACTCAGCGCGCACACGATGCGAGTCGCTAGCCCTCTGTGTGCCAAATAGGAAACCACCCCAGGAAGGGACCTGTGTGGTCTCGTCACTGGGGCGGTTTTCTTCGTTGTTGCCCTAGGCCAGCTTGCGCGGGCGGGTGGGACAGCATCCCGGCTCGCACACATTGCCGTTGAGGCTGCAGCCCTTAGAAACGACCATGCCTTCGTGCCGTGCCGACGCGGGTTCGAGGGACTCCTCGATCAAATCCACCACCATGGCAGCGAAGCTGGGCAGCGGGCCAACGGTTGCCGCACGTTCGACGACCATGCCGTGCCGTCGAGCCTGGTCAGCTAGTTCATGATCCAGATCCCAGACAACTTCCATGTGGTCAGAAATGAAGCCGACCGAGCAAATGACCATCGCCTTCGTCCCCGCCGCATGCAGCGCGTCCTCGTGGTCAAGGATATCCGGTTCCAGCCACGGCACGGAACCATCCCCGGAGGCCGACTGCCACACGAGGTCATAGTCCTCAATGCCGGCTTGCTTGGCGACGAGACGCGCCGCCTCGGCGACTTGCCTCGAGTACAGCGTGCCATCCGCTGGCGTACCGGAGGCCTCGTCGGCACGCACGGGGATCGAGTGGGCGGTAAAGACGAGTCGAGCCTCGTCACGCAGCTGCGCGGGCACACGAGCGAAGGCCTCGCTGACTGCGGTGGCATTGTCGGCCACAAAAGTCGGGTGATCAAAAAACTGGCGCACCTTGAAGAAGTCCGTCGGCTCAAAGCCCGCCCCACGCTGGGCCTCCCGCATGGCAGCGATGTCTTCGTCATACTGCTTGCATCCCGAGTACCCGCCCCAAGCGCTGGTGGCAAACACAACCGCGCGGCGAACGCCGGCTTTGGCCAACTCGATCGCCACATCGTTG containing:
- a CDS encoding NfeD family protein, whose amino-acid sequence is MGALIWLIVALVLAAAELLVGELTLLMLGVAALVVSGVALFDIPLWAEVVIFGVSSLGTLALLKPALRKRMHTTKVLDTSPNSLIGTKAQVLESTDFNGGQVRLDGSIWSARALSHTDNFAPGEVVQVVEIDGTTAVVWKGA
- a CDS encoding ferrochelatase, which encodes MHTDGGRSTYTPTAPGWALADVEALVVLSFGAPEGPEDIRPFLENVTRGRGIPPERLDEVGKHYNHFDGLSPLNELNREIIANVEAELARRGIKLPVYFGNRNWKPYANDVAIELAKAGVRRAVVFATSAWGGYSGCKQYDEDIAAMREAQRGAGFEPTDFFKVRQFFDHPTFVADNATAVSEAFARVPAQLRDEARLVFTAHSIPVRADEASGTPADGTLYSRQVAEAARLVAKQAGIEDYDLVWQSASGDGSVPWLEPDILDHEDALHAAGTKAMVICSVGFISDHMEVVWDLDHELADQARRHGMVVERAATVGPLPSFAAMVVDLIEESLEPASARHEGMVVSKGCSLNGNVCEPGCCPTRPRKLA
- a CDS encoding SPFH domain-containing protein, encoding MSFGLIAVVALLVLIVAIVARTIVLIPQGEAAVIERLGSYTRTVSGGITLLIPFIDRVRQRVDTRERVVSFPPQAVITQDNLTVAIDTVVTFQINDAAKAIYGVDNYIVGVEQISVATLRDVVGGMTLEETLTSREVINRRLRGELDAATTKWGLRISRVELKAIDPPPSIQQSMEMQMKADREKRAMILTAEGRRESDIRTAEGEKQAKILAAEGEKHAAILAAEAERQATILRAEGERAAKYLQAQGEARAIQKVNEAIAASHLTPEVLAYQYLDKLPKMAEGQASTMWMIPSQFSDSLEQFARSFADKGADGVFRYEPAPKHAAVSLEEDNHEDWFKTESDPEIAAAVAAANAVANKPVEDPA
- a CDS encoding MarR family transcriptional regulator, coding for MFAIHARYRGRERRRADFVRQSARALSTLPDVSEFDVVGVEDIRAIIYTPEAMCDTTMALLAAGDWAVGLAVLVDDGLPDKAIATEQVLNLASTTLGAHARSGQVKVGVKRGNRKDPAWSADIQAAFTMLAHILSKRTAEGREATSLVRSGMNQNEAAAELGISKQAMSQRLQAAGWQAEMAGYRLAISLLNRVGTS
- a CDS encoding DUF3097 domain-containing protein, which translates into the protein MTFRDPYSGDILKGHARNVPATYPKVPAEPGLVAEVLADGYVGAVVGFEKTYDGEFIRLEDRHGTQRLFKLREGAFLIDGQRVTLTRYVPTKDPAQQRSKSGSRRVAHVEAKVAAPFRIWVEGIHDAAIVEKIWGHDLRVEGVVVEYLEGLDNLPARLAEFQPGPGRRIGVLADHLVTGSKETRLTESVGPDVLVTGHPFIDIWAAVKPERLGLRAWPEIPYGQDWKTGMCQRLGWGDTREGWNRVYNAVTSFRDLDSTLIGAVERLVDFVTTPELSKEDLL